The segment GCCGTCCGGCTCGACGAGCGATCGTCGGCCGAAGGACGAGAGAAGTCCGTAGAGGGCCATCAGCACGCGGGCTCGGACGAACGTCACCGTTCGCATGGTCAACGAGCGGCTCGTCATTCGGCCACCTCCCGCGAAGCGGATACGCCCCGACCGCTCATCCGACGAGCGGCATCCGCGAGCGGCTGCAGGTCACCAGGGCGGAGCGCCAGGAAGGAGAGCGGGGAGACGCCGTGGAGGCGGGAGAAGGTGAGGATGGTGATGGACCCGGCCACGGCGTTGGCGACGAGCGTCGCGACGGCCGCACCGAGAGCACCCGCACTCGGGGCCAGCATCGCGACGAGAGCGATGTTGACCAGGCATGCCACTGCCAGGGCTCCGCTCCGCAGGCCAGGGCGTCCACGAGCGCTGAGGGCGATCCCGGCGAGCGAATTGCCGACCACCGTGGCGAGCAGGAGGACCAGACAGACGGGCAGGGCGGATTCGAATTCGGGCCCGAAGAGACGTGGCAGCGCGAACGGTGCCGCACCGGCGACGACGAGGGCTGCCACGCCCGTCAGACTCGTCGTCAGCCGTGATGCCCGTAGGAGGCGGGCGTCGTCGCTTCGAGCCGAGTCGGCGGAGAAGACGACGTCGCGCACCGCGTTCGTGATGATCAGCGGGACCTCCGCCATGCTCGCGGCAACGACGTAGAGACCCAGCTGCTCGACGCCGGAGAGCGGGGTGAGGAGGGTCTGGTCCAGCCGGAGGAGGATCATGCCGGCGATGGAGCCGATCCAGACACGCATGCCGTACGACCCCAGAGCGAGCAGACCGGGCGGAGCGTCGGTGGGCTCCAAGCGGATGACGCCGCCCTTCCGCGCGAGCGAGAGATAGGCGATCCCGCCCGCCACAGGGGCCGCCGCGAGCACCAGGACCGCCGACGTGACGTCGAGACGACCCGTCGACCAGAGGACGGTGAGCGCCCCCAGCCGGACGAAGGCCGTGATCGCCTGAGCTGCGGAGATGCAGCGCCAGGCGTGCCTCC is part of the Frondihabitans sp. 762G35 genome and harbors:
- a CDS encoding oligosaccharide flippase family protein; the protein is MSSPAVLTRTIASRDSHRPTRPLRSSVLFSLLANGLPPLASLASAPILAQALGVDARGQVAAATAPLLLATAVATFGVPAAVTHFVARHPAIERSLVRGGSVLLLLTGVVTSLGVFAVSAVLADGEERLRGLLLLALLALVPTLMVGLLRAVAAGRHAWRCISAAQAITAFVRLGALTVLWSTGRLDVTSAVLVLAAAPVAGGIAYLSLARKGGVIRLEPTDAPPGLLALGSYGMRVWIGSIAGMILLRLDQTLLTPLSGVEQLGLYVVAASMAEVPLIITNAVRDVVFSADSARSDDARLLRASRLTTSLTGVAALVVAGAAPFALPRLFGPEFESALPVCLVLLLATVVGNSLAGIALSARGRPGLRSGALAVACLVNIALVAMLAPSAGALGAAVATLVANAVAGSITILTFSRLHGVSPLSFLALRPGDLQPLADAARRMSGRGVSASREVAE